In Syngnathoides biaculeatus isolate LvHL_M chromosome 8, ASM1980259v1, whole genome shotgun sequence, the genomic stretch ttcttagccgcatatcctcacaagggtcgcggggagtgctggagcctatcccagctgtcgtcgggcaggaggcggggtacagcctgaactggttgccagccaatcgcagggcaacttTGCCAGTTAATAggcattttgatgaatttcttCATGAACGACGCACTCTAGGAAATGATTGGAGAACAttacaaaattaatattttactttttattttttccatttttggatATAAtagtacgcacacacactcaagtATTTTAACATCTCTACGTGACCGTTAAATGAATAAGCACGCTTACTTCATATTCAAATTGAATAGTCAATGCACTTGTATGCATTAACTagtaaccattaaaaaaaatatatagatatatgtgTATTTCTCcgtccatttattttcttagccgcttatcctcacaggggtcgcgaggagtgctggagcctatcccagctgtcaggaggcggggtacaccctgaactggtcgccagccaatcgcagggcacatagagacaaacagccacacacacaatcacaccgaggggcaatttagagttgtttgtttgttgcgtgttttgtgcctggagaaaccccacgcaggcctAACTGGTTTAATTGTATCTCCTTTCGTGAATGTAAGGCAGTCATTTTTCATGCTTGTGGTTGATGTGGTACTctgaatatgtaaatatgatatactgtaaatatcagTCCCGTATCCTAATTACTGGACTAGGAACTTTTTACATGCCTCAAATGTGACTGCAAAAGTCAAATATGGGGTCAAACAACCAGATGATTTAGTGGACTTCCGGGTACTGTACATTACACTGTATTTTTGCAggtgttgggatttttttttttttttttttttttttacctgcatcGGCGGTTGGTCTCCTGCACACATCTGCGAGCTCGCTCTCGGTTGACCTTCTGCTCCTCAAGCAGAGCGTCTCTCTCTTGCTGGAGGCTCGACATCGCTCACCTCTGAGAGGGGACAGCAAGCGGAGGCCTTTTACTCATTTGGACGCCGCCGCTCTTGCGAGTGACACCGAACGCGCCATCTCACGGAGTCAGCCGGCCGAGCGCCACATACGGGCGCTTTGTAATAGTTGCCGTGATGTCGTGTATTtctcattaaaagcaaaacaaaaaccggCTGAGCAAGTTCTCTCCGTGCACAGGCATCCTTGCTGCAGAGCCTTGACGTTTGTGATGTCACAGTGATGTCGCACGGGGACGCTTCGGCTTGTGTTGTGTTTATCTATTTAAAAGAATCGCGTTATGGAAACCGTAACATGTACAGTGTATTAAAATGGTGGTGAGTTGAGCTTTGTTCGCTAACAGCTCGCTAACGATACtaaaatttgttcaaaaacaatcCCACACTCACTCATCAATAAGTTGTCGCTTGTTCTGAACTCACTCACCGACTTATCCAACTActctttaaaataataatactaatttaATAACAAAGCGGCGCTCACCTGCCTGTACGGTGTCGCCATCATTTAACTACACGGACGCACTTCCCTAACGACGGTTGTCAGGGTGGTACCACATAAAGTCCAGCAGAGGGCACtaaagcccccccaaaaaaaactcaataagGCAGACGCTGAGGTCGGCCAACGTTATTTGACGTCACTTGGCGTATCACGGCAACGGTGCAAAAGTACTGCGCTCACATTTTTGCGTTGATAAGATACTTGaaggaaaaaatacaagtacCGATTAAACTTAATCAGAGAATGTAAAAGTTAATATTAACTGACAATTATTGAGATAAACATTTGAgaagtattttatatatatatatatatataaatttatatgtacgtatatatatatgacaattATTGAGATAAACATTTGAGAAGTATTATATaaatttgtatgtatgtatgtatgtatgtatatatatatatgtatatatatatatatacaatgaaTTTTAATTCAAGTCAATTCTTTTGCAGCTGATGGTTTTCAAATATTAGTtgaggtatatatttttttatttgtgcatttttattgaaccatTCAAATAGTTTTACCACCTACATTTAAGCGCAGTGtttatgttcaaactgtgcatagTGTGAAAGTGGCtaacaataaataaagaataaaacttCTCGCTGTCCCATCAGCACTTATGCCTCCTAGGCCACTGTATTTTAATATGCCATATCATGGTTATAATTggagttgtgtattttttcaggTGGCACTTGggggttaatttaaaaaaatatgagaacCACTGATTTAGCACACAAAACTGTGGAATTTGTCCAGTGAGTGATATACCAGACATATACTAgacagaataaataaatagctaCACGCCAGTACAGCAttgcaaataaatatgttttcaatTGCTTTACCTGGGTaaataaaggttaaaaaaattgtttgtgtgATGTCATTCTGGGTAGATATATTCTGAAGACCCCTCAATTCTAAAGGCATTCATTCAGAATAGCTTTGGCCAGCCACGGGGACGACACATGCAGTGCATGTTCCACGTGTGACCTCACGCAAAAATGTGCGCAGTGACCACAACCTCTGTCAGTTAAACAGTCTGCGGCGCCCAAACAAGAGGCTGACGCGATACAAATAAAAAGCCTcgtgattttgttttcttttattgtgACGCTGAGAGAAAGCGACagatctgacttttttttaggtGAGTGGACAAATAATTTGAATTATGATGTTGTCCTTTTAATTTCACAGAATTGGGCTGAGTAATTTATTCCCGCATGTTTTAATGTTTGTCAAATGTGCTTTTGTCtatttttgtattgaaaaaagcAAACTGATCCCATGTCAGAATGACTTCTGTATCTAATACTTGGCTCTTTTGAAGTTACTAAACGATGTGAAATGCATGTGACTAATGTGCAGTATgctgcaaataaaaaatgactaaaaataaaataaataaaaaacaaggcTTCAGTATGAGCATATGAGCAGTATATTGCTTAAAGGAAAATTATCTGCCAATAGAAAAGGAAATATTGGATGCCTTGTGTATTTATGCTTAGAATAAGTATAGTAGATTTCTATTATCTAATATTTAATCATGATGCTCTTAATTTGTAGGGAAATGTGCTTAAATCAAGCATTTGCTCGTGAAATAATCAACATTTATAAAGGTAAACCCACCAGTAATAAAATCTCATTAACAAGTCATAATAGCTCATTAGGATGTtaagagggcaaaaaaaaaaaatcttgaacacAAAAGATCGAGGCAGACAAAGAACAAAGCTAATTTGCCTTGATTTGATACGTTTAGAACCTTtttctgcgattgactggcaaccagttctgagtgtaccccgcctcctgcccgttgacagctttgatagcctccagcattccccgtaaaccttgtgaggataagcgataaagaaaattgatggatgaacaaTGGCCTTCACCGAACACCAAATGCTGATTTCGAGGGACTTTTGCATATTAACATGTCCAATGTAGTGCGTAAAGGGCGGGTGTTGCGCTGCCAGTGTCCTTCCCCCCGGTTCAGCCTCCCTCAAGGTTAAGTTTGAGGGTGTCAGGAAGCCAGATGACGAGACTGTGGGTGGTGTCCTTCATGTCGACAGAGTAATAAGTCAGCTCCACAGCACTTCGTGGAAGCTCTCTGCAGGATACACTGTACGGACAGCAGAgttgatgaaaataaattaacaacaacaacccagAAAGCCGCAACAGCGACCGAGTTAGTGCTAGCTAACTACGCTGAGCCATGGGAGCCATGCACTCTTCCGTGTGCTGTCACAGCCTCGTCACGGTTTAAAGTCTGCCAAATCTTTTCCTGTGTTCAGTTGGCGGCATAACAATGCAAACGACAGCCAAACTCTCAAGCTCGGCCTCCCAGGTGTCTACCCCCCTCTTCCAGGCCCGTTCCAGCTCCAGCCTCTCCCTGAACGAGGAAGCGTTTTTAGAGGCCGTGGCGCGCGGCAACGTTCCCGAGGTGAAACGGTTGCTGGACGAGCTGCCGGACCTCAACGTCAACAGCGTTAACTTCGCGGGTCAGAACGCCTTGGAGCTGGCTGTGTCCAACGAGCATTTTGAGATCACCAAGTTGCTTCTGGGGAGGAAAGAGCTGACCCGGATGGGCGAGGCTCTGCTCTTAGCCATCCGAAAAGGTTATGTGCGGATTGTGGAGGCCATCTTGAGCCACCGGACCTTTTCGGATGTCCAGAGGTTGTCGTGTAGCCCCAGCGAGGTGGACAAACATCGGGACCTCTTTGCCTACGACGAGAATGGGAGCCTTTTCTCAAACGACATCACACCCATCATCCTGGCCTCTCAGCATCACGACTACGAGATAGTCCACTTGCTTCTTCTTAGGGGGGCCCGTATCCAGCGACCCCACGACTACCTCTGCCGGTGCAGCGCCTGTACCCAGCAGCAGGCTGAGGATTCCTTCAGACACTCGCAGTCCCGCATCGACGCCTACAAAGGTCTCGCCAGTCCGGCCTACTTGTCACTATCCAATGAAGACCCTGTGATGGCAGCGCTGGAGCTCAGTCATGAGCTTATGGTCCTGGCCGGCACTGAGATGGAGTTCAAGGTACAAACAATGGAATTTTAAGAGAGCAGTGGCTTAGGCTGTAAGGACTTGTCTGTGGAGACAAGGCTTGGGGACCGGAGCATTTGAGACCCTCCAAACCAAATTTATATTGACAAAGTGCTACATGTTTTTTCAGATTAGACAGAATTTTTAACGCCAGAAGATGGTGGTTTTTAGGCTGCCACAAAACGACACAATTGCTGAGAATAATTcctgtaagtaagtttctttcagcttgtccctttcggggtcgccacagcgtcatctcagatgtacTTCACAAAATTCCCAAATAAGTGAAATAAGTACATGGATGGGGAATATCTTAAATACAGGATGTGATTTGGTTTCTGTGCTAAAGGGAATCTGACCAGTACTTGGGATCAAACATCAACAGCAACTAGTCCAACCTCCGTTTGGTCGCAGGTCAGGAAAAGAGACAGACTCTGGACTGGAGAAGGTCTTCAGCCATCATCCAGTCCCCAAGCCAAGTCCTTAGCAGTGAGCAACTAATGGCCATAGTCCCAGACTCCTGCGGGTCCATTGGGTCAAAAGTACATGGTCATTATCAAAAGGTTCACACGTCAggtgactttttaaattttgggaTGAAACCCATGCAACCATGTTGGACCTGCGACTTTCATCCCCTTGCACCAGAACGACTACAAGAAACTGTCCATGCAGTGCAAAGACTTCATGGTGGGCCTCCTTGACTTGTGTCAGAACACAGAGGAAGTGGAAGCCATCTTGCACGGCGACTCTCTCGAGACTGAGCAAAACCTCACCAGATTAAAACTTGCCATCAAGTATGACGTCAAGAAGGTacgcttttgacaaaagcaATCTTCCTAAATTACGTTCAAGGGAGTGAGGATTTACTCTGTCAGTTTGTGGCCCATCCCAACTGCCAGCAACATCTGCTCTCCAACTGGTACCAGAATGTTTCCGGACTACGTGAGCAGACCACGGCAGTTAAGATTCTTCTGGTCCTTGGGGTCGCGGTCAGCCTGCCCATTCTGGCCCTTGTTTCCTGGATTGCACCAACCAGCAAGGTTAGCCATTAAAATACTCTTAGTAATCTTCTTGAGATTGCCCAACAATCGTGCTATTCAACCCGCGTCTTTTATGATTTGGGAAAATTTACTTtatgtgcccttttgtttggaGTCAGAAAAGGCAAAAGATCTTCATTTGTAGGCAGACAATTACCTCAGCATTAGTAGATACCTACTGACATAGTCCTCCTAACCTACAGTACCTACTTACCTAACTACCTGCCGACCTACCCAAAATGGACTCCTGTACTGAAAATTTTGGTACTAGAGTCATGTGCCTTTCAacacctacctacctacctacgtACCTACCGACCAACCTACCTTGTGGCTACCCAAAATGAACTAGTAATGTATCCCCATTTCTGGTGCAAGAATCTATTCTACGCTAACCAACATACCTACTAACCTAACTACTTGCCTACCTACCCAAAATGGACTCCTGTACTGAAAATTTTGGTTAGGGTTAGAGTCTAGAGTCATGTACTTTTCAACACCTACCAACCCCTATCCCTATTTACCTGAATTCACCTACCTACCTACTACCTACCTACCTTGTAGCAACCCAAAATGGACTTCTACTGTATCCCCATTTCTTGTGCAAGAGTCCAATCTTCgcttacctacctacctacccaAAAAGGACTCCTGTACTGAAAATTTTGGTGCTAGAGCCATGGCGCTTTCAACACCTACCAACTCCTATCCCTATTTACCTGAATtcacctacctacctacctacttacctacctacctacataCCTACCTACCTTCTATCTACCCAAAATGGACTTCTACTGTAACCCCATTTCTGGTGCAAGAGTCCATTTTACGCATACCAacttacctacctacctacttaCCTACCCACCAACCTTCCTGAAATGGATACTGGCTATGCCCATTTCTAGTTTTGTAGTCCATCTTACACCTAGCAACACAAACCCACTCTATGGCCTCCTCTGTAGCCCCATTTCTGGTGCAAGAATCTTTCCTTGAGTACACATACCAACAACTAAGTATGTACACCTACCTACCTGGGTTCCTATTGTAATTCCATTTCTTGTGCTGGAGGTTAtccaagtgttttattttttcctactattttttgagggggggaactgaagaaacttaagtcttctacttttttttaattgtttgccTTGTTATGTCCAAAATGACCCTCTTCATGCTTGTTCCCTTTGCCTTATCAGGTGGGGAAGTTGATGTCTGGCCCTTTCCTGAAGTTTGTGGCCCACGCCGCCTCCTTTGTGACGTTCCTGTGCCTGCTGGTTCTCAACACGGCCGACCGTTTCAATGGACCTCCGCTGCTGCCTAACATGACAACCCACGATCGGCCCTCACAGCTCTTCCGCATGAAGACCACCCCGTTCACATGGATGGAGATTCTTATCATGTCTTGGGTCCTAGGTGATGTCTTTTCCTACCGACTGAGCGACCGACTTCCTAGTGGTCTGAACACTTGGGATCAGAATCTAGTATaacatgatgtttttttctgccCACAGGGAATATTTGGGAAAAATGCAATGACATTTGGTCACAGGACATAAGAGAATACGTCTTAGAACCGTGGAACCTTCTAGACTTTAacattttggctatttttaTCAGCTCATTCATTGCACGGCTGATGGCGTTCTGGCACGTGTACGCCGCTCAGCGCTATGTGGACGAGCACCACGCTAATCTGTCTGGAAACTCCCTGCCTTCAAATATTCAATACTTTCAGCTCGGTGAGTTTTagcatttcatcatttttttattttttttttggtcagcatTCCGTCAAAACCTACTGATTTTGAACAGATTTGTCAACCCCCCAATTTTATGTGAAAAGGTTAAATTACATGTTTTCTAGTCCGCAATCGGATGTTATCACAAGTTTAAAATGACATCATATTCCatcatagtttgtttttttgggttaaaaTGATTAAGATACAACTATGTTTATGGGGGAATCCGTTACACCCCTCATTTTGTCTGTTTCTGGCCAAGCTCAGTCCCTTTTTCCCGCTAATAGCAAGGGGTTTCTTAATGTATACtgcaatattttaattaattgacCCCAAATATTATCAGACAGGGAATGAGTTCTGCCGCTAATagcaaaaaaaagggaataatTGACACCTCCCAAAAATAATTACCTATATCAATTATTTAAATCCATCGAAATCCCACAAACTACGATAAAAAAGACCacttaaatataatttcaaattcatcttttactaaccttaaaaacaaatacaactttATAACCAGAAAGTATGCATGTAAATGCCCATATGACGAACACTCTtcaacttccactaacaacacaggctaaacttagctctaCCACAGCATATAAAGCTGTTACTCTCTCAATTGAGATGTATCACTTTAAAATACTTCCTCAacaccaattactactttccaaTTAGCCAGGGATTCGCCACCATCTTGAGATTCAAgatttaaaaagtaataaaaaaacaaacgaaaaccAGGACTAGGCGGGTACCGACCAGTTCTTTAACAAATAGTTGAGGATAGGTTCCACAGAAacaaatatgtacagtgaagaaaataaatatttgaacaccctgctctctccttaatacagtgcagtcgtcctgtcccatgtgcagaaaaacacccccagatCACGATGCTACCGCCCCCAtttttcacagtagggatggtgtacttgggatgggaactcatcattcatcttccgccaaacacagttagtggaattatgaccaaaaagttccattttggtatcatctgaccacaaaaccttctcccatgactcctctgtatcatccaaatggtcattggcaaacttaagatgggccttgacatgtgctggtttaagcaggggaaccctccgtgccatgcatgatgtcaaaccataacgtcttcGTGTATAACCAAcagccaccttggaaacggtggtccccgctcttttcaggtcattgaccaagtcctgccatgtagtcctcggctgattcctcacctttcaaaggatcattgagaccccacgaggtgatatcttgcacagggctccactccgattgagattgaccctcatgtttagcttcttccattttctaatgattgctccaacagtgacctcttttcaccaagttgcttggcaatttctccgtagccctttccagctgtgtggagttgtacaattttgtctctggtgtctttggacagctgtttggtcttggccatgttacaagtttgagtcttactgattgtatggggtggacaggagtctttatgcagcttacgaccttacacaggtgaggatcatacatggagtggaggtggactaacaggtctttgagggtcagaattctagctgatacacaggtgttcaaatacgtatttgcagctgtataacactaataaattgttgaaaaaaatcatacattgtgatttctggatttttctttttagattatctctctcacagtggacatgcacctacgataaaaatttcagacccctccatgatttctaaaggggagaacttgcaatatagcagggtgttcaaatacttattttcttgactgtcGATAGTGAACAGTAAATATGAAAGGGATTTCCGTTCAGCATACAATTCATGCAAAATCACCAGTTTTATTTCCAATATCCTCCAATAATGATGGATTGTATATTGGATTGATTCCAGCGCCACCGCATTTTGTTTGGTTGACTTCCAGCCCGAGTCAGCTGGCTTTCGTCAGATCCGCAGCTGATTTCCGAGGGTCTGTACGCCATCGCGGTGGTGATGAGCTTCTGCCGCGTGGCTTACGTGCTGCCCGCCAACGAGAGCTTCGGCCCGCTGCAGATTACGCTGGGCAGGACAGTGAAGGACATCTTCAAGTTCCTGGTGATTTTCATCACCGTCTTTGTGGCGTTCATGGTGGGGATGTTCAACCTGTACTCATACTATCTCGGGGCCAAGTACAACGACGCGTTCACCACGTGAGTTGCGGGACAGGCTGCCGTTACATCTCAATTACTCTCTGATTCCTGGAATGTTTACTTTATTGGCTCAACTTCTGAATTTAAATACAAGTGCAAGTATAAGTATAAGTAGTTCTTAGTCACCGTTGCTCGTCACAGGCTGGAGGAAAGCTTCAAAACGCTCTTCTGGGCAATCTTCGGCCTGTCTGAGGTGAAGTCGGTCGTGATTGACATCGACCACAAATTCATCGAGAACACCGGCTATGTCCTGTACGGCGTCTACAACGTTATCATGGTCATCGTCTTGCTGAACATGCTCATCGCCATGTTCAACCGCACCTTTCAGGAGATCGAAGTACGTTTTGTTGCAAAACTTTTGTGAACGGTTGCAACGTTTTTCGTGGTGAAGTGATGATAGTGGGGTTCAGTTTGGAGGTTCCTAATCGCACTTTGAATGTTCTCATCGGACTTGTGTGAGTTTTTCTCCGGATTCTAAGACTTGGATGAATACCAGGTTTGTTCTCCAAGGCGTAAAACGTGAATCATGCTATATCAGCGACACAAACGACTACACCACCACCGGCCCTGAAAATGTCTTTGCGTTTCTACACAGGGTGACGCTGACGTAGAGTGGAAGTTCGCCCGAGCCAAACTGTGGTTCTCATACTTTGAGCAGGGCTGCTCGCTGCCCGTGCCCTTCAACCTTCTCCTGACTCTCAGCCCCGTTGCTTCTTTCCTGCGGGGACTCAAAGGATCTCTGTGGTACGCAGATCGAGGCAAAGACACTGAAAGTACGCAAGGTGAAGAACGGGAACGACAAAAGGTAGGTAGGAAAATATGTGACAAACACGATGGAAGTAAATgtgcgccaccaggatttgaatttgaaatgtaaagtgatcacattttcaatagttgtatttcagtgtaacttttcaacattaacaattcaaccggctacaattcgctgtctaaaattctcCATCTGttccaccaggcagggttacttgaggtcggaaccgaacacccagccaattgtagttacggtttcttaGTCGCGTGACATCGCAtacgaagaaagcgtaactggattggctggctgtttggttctgacctgaagtaaccctgccaggtggcacagacggtgaatttcaaacagtgaattgtagccagttgaattgttaacaatgaaaagttacactgaaatacaactattgaaaatgtgatcacttaatatttcaaactcaaatgctgttttctgtggcatttcaaattcaaatcctggtggcacgtGTTTACTTCCATAAAGCCTCACTTTTCTTTTGCGTTTCCTTAAcctcctttttcttctgttGCGTGTGAATCTTAGTTAAGTCGACAAGAAGACTCCAGAGTGGACACATCTGCTTGCCCAACATGTTATCAAGTAAacaaatctatctatctatctatctatctatctatctatctatctatctatatctatctatctatctatctatctatctatctatctatctatctatctatctatctgcctGCTTCCTTCTACCTTCCAACTCCATCTCCCACCTTCCTCCTGACCTCCTTACCTGCATACCAAACTAACCTAACTTCTGACCAACTGCACTTGCGGTCCAACATATCTCCttattgtgtgtttctttcggcttgtccctttcggggtcgccacagcgtgtcatctcagatgaacgcacatatatgtttggcacaatttttacgccggatgcccttcctgacacaacccttctcagggagtggaggaaaCGTGATTATCTGCAAATTTGTGTGTCGAGAGAAACAACAAAGTAGAAGATTTtatccttaaaaaaatgcaatcatgcCTGACACACATGCGCTGTCAGCAATATACTTTGTAAAACAAGCGTTTTAAGGGTGGGCTTTGATGGGTAAATGAAACAAACAGCTTCACTTGTGAAGAGGTGAGCCATGTGAGGGGCTGGCGACGGCGTCTGACTGTCGTTCAGCATCTCGCCCCTCAAACGCCAACTGGGAGTTTGCATTTGATGGAGTTTTGTGGGCCTGTCGTCTGATTGGTTATTTCTCAGTGTAGAGCAAATTCTCGCACATGTGAATGCGGTGGATGCACCCAATGTGAGACTTGATGCCCGATATGTACTTGGACAAGAAatgatgtttattttcattatgtttTGATTCGCTCTTATCTTAGACTCACTTTGGGTGGGTGATATAAATCAATCCAATCTTTGATTAAATCATAAGAAGATTGGCAAGAAAAGGCTCCCCTTTGGGGACGTGTGGCAGGGCATaactcattttggtcatttAGCTAACTCTGTGTATGTACAACAGCCAGCCCGATAATATTTTACCACCTTCCGGATTAGTTTGAGCTTCACCCTTATTGCACATTTATCCACTTGCGTGTTGGAAAAAAGGACAAGTTAGAAGATGCCCTGAGAGGGGGATACAGCGCGGTTGTCTCTAACTCTTTATTTCAGTGTTTTCCTCGAACACTCTGACATTGTTAGGAACAAATGTGTCATTTGAAATTACCCACATTTGTTCCCAATTTCCAGAGGATCATGAAACGGCTCGTCAAGAGACACATCTTAAAAGCCCAGCGGGACAAAGAAAACGACGAGGTGAACGAAGGTGATTGGTGCACACACTTACACGCGCGCACGAACATGCACACTATGTCTCCCGACGTCCCCGTCGAAAAAACATCTTGTCCCTCAGGCGAGTTGAATGAAATCAAGCGGGACATCTCCAGTCTGCGCTACGAGCTGCTGGGGATGGGCAAGCGGGAAGTGAAGACCCTGGCAGAGCTCATCAGGCAGCTCGGTGACGTGCCGCGAGGACCCCACGAGTCCTGTATGGAAAGATGCCATCAAAGTCAATGAGGAGTTCAACCGACTGTACGGACTGGAATTGTTCAGATATTGACAGAGGTCACGGTTTGCAACGCAAGTGCATGAACTTTGACCCTCTCGTATAAGGTAccagaaatatatataatttgtccATTCATACAGAATTGGTGagttaaaatgaatggaaaggtTTTCATTTaccttgtgaaaaaaaaaaatcgcttcaTTAACACAGATGAAAAATAGGAACGCAAAAATTTGAGAGTGGGCTTTTATTGTGGGCAGCCTCAGGCACACCTGTGAAATAATATACCGTATAGAGCGCATctcattataagcctcacccagtacatttgtaaaagaaataccatttggtacatacataagccgcacctgtgtaaaagccgcaactgcccacattgaatcccacattgaaacacgagatgtttacaaagaaagacggtacacagagttttcaaagttttaataccttaacttagcttagcatagcaacaatatggtagcacgaacagggctggtaaaaatacaaaaaacaaaaacataccggtaaaaaaaaacttcttcttcttttcctttcggcttgtcccgttaggggtcgccacagcgtgtcatcttttgccatcttagcctatctcctgcatcttcctctctaaccccaactgccctcatgtcttccctcaccacatccat encodes the following:
- the trpc6b gene encoding short transient receptor potential channel 6 isoform X3; amino-acid sequence: MQTTAKLSSSASQVSTPLFQARSSSSLSLNEEAFLEAVARGNVPEVKRLLDELPDLNVNSVNFAGQNALELAVSNEHFEITKLLLGRKELTRMGEALLLAIRKGYVRIVEAILSHRTFSDVQRLSCSPSEVDKHRDLFAYDENGSLFSNDITPIILASQHHDYEIVHLLLLRGARIQRPHDYLCRCSACTQQQAEDSFRHSQSRIDAYKGLASPAYLSLSNEDPVMAALELSHELMVLAGTEMEFKVGKLMSGPFLKFVAHAASFVTFLCLLVLNTADRFNGPPLLPNMTTHDRPSQLFRMKTTPFTWMEILIMSWVLGNIWEKCNDIWSQDIREYVLEPWNLLDFNILAIFISSFIARLMAFWHVYAAQRYVDEHHANLSGNSLPSNIQYFQLARVSWLSSDPQLISEGLYAIAVVMSFCRVAYVLPANESFGPLQITLGRTVKDIFKFLVIFITVFVAFMVGMFNLYSYYLGAKYNDAFTTLEESFKTLFWAIFGLSEVKSVVIDIDHKFIENTGYVLYGVYNVIMVIVLLNMLIAMFNRTFQEIEGDADVEWKFARAKLWFSYFEQGCSLPVPFNLLLTLSPVASFLRGLKGSLWYADRGKDTESTQGEERERQKLSRQEDSRVDTSACPTCYQRIMKRLVKRHILKAQRDKENDEVNEGELNEIKRDISSLRYELLGMGKREVKTLAELIRQLGDVPRGPHESCMERCHQSQ
- the trpc6b gene encoding short transient receptor potential channel 6 isoform X1 produces the protein MQTTAKLSSSASQVSTPLFQARSSSSLSLNEEAFLEAVARGNVPEVKRLLDELPDLNVNSVNFAGQNALELAVSNEHFEITKLLLGRKELTRMGEALLLAIRKGYVRIVEAILSHRTFSDVQRLSCSPSEVDKHRDLFAYDENGSLFSNDITPIILASQHHDYEIVHLLLLRGARIQRPHDYLCRCSACTQQQAEDSFRHSQSRIDAYKGLASPAYLSLSNEDPVMAALELSHELMVLAGTEMEFKNDYKKLSMQCKDFMVGLLDLCQNTEEVEAILHGDSLETEQNLTRLKLAIKYDVKKFVAHPNCQQHLLSNWYQNVSGLREQTTAVKILLVLGVAVSLPILALVSWIAPTSKVGKLMSGPFLKFVAHAASFVTFLCLLVLNTADRFNGPPLLPNMTTHDRPSQLFRMKTTPFTWMEILIMSWVLGNIWEKCNDIWSQDIREYVLEPWNLLDFNILAIFISSFIARLMAFWHVYAAQRYVDEHHANLSGNSLPSNIQYFQLARVSWLSSDPQLISEGLYAIAVVMSFCRVAYVLPANESFGPLQITLGRTVKDIFKFLVIFITVFVAFMVGMFNLYSYYLGAKYNDAFTTLEESFKTLFWAIFGLSEVKSVVIDIDHKFIENTGYVLYGVYNVIMVIVLLNMLIAMFNRTFQEIEGDADVEWKFARAKLWFSYFEQGCSLPVPFNLLLTLSPVASFLRGLKGSLWYADRGKDTESTQGEERERQKLSRQEDSRVDTSACPTCYQRIMKRLVKRHILKAQRDKENDEVNEGELNEIKRDISSLRYELLGMGKREVKTLAELIRQLGDVPRGPHESCMERCHQSQ
- the trpc6b gene encoding short transient receptor potential channel 6 isoform X2 produces the protein MQTTAKLSSSASQVSTPLFQARSSSSLSLNEEAFLEAVARGNVPEVKRLLDELPDLNVNSVNFAGQNALELAVSNEHFEITKLLLGRKELTRMGEALLLAIRKGYVRIVEAILSHRTFSDVQRLSCSPSEVDKHRDLFAYDENGSLFSNDITPIILASQHHDYEIVHLLLLRGARIQRPHDYLCRCSACTQQQAEDSFRHSQSRIDAYKGLASPAYLSLSNEDPVMAALELSHELMVLAGTEMEFKNTEEVEAILHGDSLETEQNLTRLKLAIKYDVKKFVAHPNCQQHLLSNWYQNVSGLREQTTAVKILLVLGVAVSLPILALVSWIAPTSKVGKLMSGPFLKFVAHAASFVTFLCLLVLNTADRFNGPPLLPNMTTHDRPSQLFRMKTTPFTWMEILIMSWVLGNIWEKCNDIWSQDIREYVLEPWNLLDFNILAIFISSFIARLMAFWHVYAAQRYVDEHHANLSGNSLPSNIQYFQLARVSWLSSDPQLISEGLYAIAVVMSFCRVAYVLPANESFGPLQITLGRTVKDIFKFLVIFITVFVAFMVGMFNLYSYYLGAKYNDAFTTLEESFKTLFWAIFGLSEVKSVVIDIDHKFIENTGYVLYGVYNVIMVIVLLNMLIAMFNRTFQEIEGDADVEWKFARAKLWFSYFEQGCSLPVPFNLLLTLSPVASFLRGLKGSLWYADRGKDTESTQGEERERQKLSRQEDSRVDTSACPTCYQRIMKRLVKRHILKAQRDKENDEVNEGELNEIKRDISSLRYELLGMGKREVKTLAELIRQLGDVPRGPHESCMERCHQSQ